One window from the genome of Bradyrhizobium xenonodulans encodes:
- a CDS encoding phage tail tube protein — MSTDAVIGWSTLFQSGNGATPEVFATFAEVTGITPPSLSRDTVDATHELSPEAWREFIAGLKDGGEVSFDMNFVPDSAEAASMMAELDLQGRSAVKNRKIVFPDGSYFTFAAILTGYEPDAPLDDKMAASVTFKVTGKPTLVQV, encoded by the coding sequence ATGTCTACCGATGCAGTGATCGGCTGGAGCACGCTATTCCAGTCCGGCAATGGCGCCACGCCGGAAGTGTTCGCGACCTTTGCCGAGGTGACCGGCATCACGCCGCCGTCGCTGTCTCGCGATACGGTCGACGCGACCCATGAGCTGTCGCCGGAGGCCTGGCGCGAGTTCATCGCCGGCCTGAAGGATGGCGGCGAGGTCTCGTTCGATATGAACTTCGTGCCCGACAGCGCCGAGGCGGCCAGCATGATGGCCGAGCTCGATCTGCAGGGCCGTTCGGCGGTAAAAAACCGTAAGATCGTCTTTCCGGACGGCTCTTACTTCACGTTCGCGGCGATCCTCACGGGCTACGAGCCTGACGCCCCGCTCGACGACAAGATGGCAGCGTCCGTCACCTTCAAGGTGACCGGCAAGCCGACGCTGGTACAGGTCTAG